In the genome of Pseudomonas sp. P5_109, one region contains:
- a CDS encoding LysR substrate-binding domain-containing protein has translation MKRLPPLPALHTFLITAQCCNFTRAAEQLHITQGAVSRQIAGLEDHLGYELFIRQARGLDLTAEGREWLPRVQQIFGLIDEAVEQIGEKRETLQLKAPTCVMRWLLPRLLQWQRERPDVPVELTTTVKHGVDFHREQFDAAVMYGTPPDDSLMSQKLFDEQLTPVCSRPMLEGPMPLQTPADLQQHLLLHPTRDERDWKAWLKAAEVNLSNVGKGQHFETLDLAMSMASQGTGVAIGDWSLIGDDLNAGRLVMPFDLKVTTGLAYYLVFPEKPGPSPKLRELMGWLVEQAQSR, from the coding sequence ATGAAACGACTGCCTCCCCTGCCGGCGCTGCACACCTTTCTGATTACCGCGCAGTGCTGCAACTTCACCCGGGCTGCCGAACAACTGCACATCACCCAGGGCGCGGTCAGCCGACAGATCGCCGGGCTGGAAGATCATCTGGGTTATGAGCTGTTCATTCGCCAGGCCCGAGGCCTGGACCTGACGGCCGAAGGACGGGAGTGGCTGCCACGGGTGCAGCAGATTTTCGGCCTGATCGACGAGGCGGTGGAGCAGATCGGCGAGAAGCGCGAAACCCTGCAACTCAAGGCACCGACCTGCGTCATGCGCTGGTTGCTGCCGCGCCTGTTGCAATGGCAACGGGAGCGCCCGGACGTACCGGTGGAACTGACCACCACGGTCAAGCACGGCGTGGATTTTCATCGCGAGCAGTTCGATGCGGCGGTGATGTACGGCACACCGCCGGACGATTCATTGATGTCGCAAAAACTCTTCGACGAACAACTCACGCCGGTGTGTTCCAGGCCCATGCTCGAAGGCCCCATGCCCCTGCAGACGCCTGCCGATCTGCAACAACACCTGCTGCTGCACCCGACCCGCGATGAACGGGACTGGAAGGCCTGGTTGAAAGCCGCGGAAGTGAATCTGAGCAATGTCGGCAAGGGCCAGCATTTCGAAACACTGGACCTGGCGATGTCGATGGCGTCCCAGGGAACGGGGGTGGCGATTGGCGATTGGTCGCTGATTGGCGATGACCTGAACGCCGGGCGGTTGGTCATGCCATTCGATTTGAAGGTCACAACGGGGCTGGCGTATTACCTGGTGTTCCCCGAAAAACCCGGACCATCGCCGAAGTTGCGGGAACTGATGGGGTGGTTGGTGGAGCAGGCGCAGAGTCGCTGA